The genomic stretch CCTCAAATCGGCTAGCTCGGGCGGAGGGGAGTTCGCGCAGCCCGGCTCTGGGTTATTTTAATCTTATGGTTTTAAGTGATTTGAGCGCGAGTGGCATGCTCTCAGACCTTGCAGAGGGCACGGCCGGTGACCAGTTGCACGCACCGGCACAGGTTGTAGCACAGGTTCATCATGCCGATTTGATATTCGTTGCGAACCCGGCCGATACACCGGTTATAGATGCGTCCAAGCGATTTTTCCATGAACGCAAAAGGATGTTCGACCCGTGCACGGGTCTTGGATTTGCGACGATTCGCCAGTTGCTGCTCTTCGGTCAGTGCGGTCGTGGCCGTGCCTTTTTCGTGGATGTAATTATGCACGCCTTTCGCCAGCAGATCGGTTTGAATGGTTTCGCCGGTATAGGCCGAGTCCGCATGCACCGCACTGTCGCCGTCTACAATCAATCCAGGCATTGCCTGGCTGTCGTGGGTCGATGCCGGCGTCACACTGAAGCCATGGATAAACTTGGTTTTTGCCCCTACCTTCACGTGATCTTTGTAGCCGTAATACGACTGGCTGTTTTTCTTCGTCCAGCGCGCATCCATGTCCTTTTGAGCCAGTTTGCGCGGCTGCTTGAGCCAACCTTCCGGAGTCTCCCCCTGTTTGATCTTCGCGTTGTCCTCCCGAGAGTTACGCTGACGGGGCACCTCCACGAACGTGGCGTCGACCATCACGCCTTCCTTCACCAGCAAACCTCGCTCGGCCAACTGCTGGTGAAACGCCTCAAACAGCTCAGAGGCCCCGTTCGCCTTCGCCAACTGATCGCCATACAGCCAGATCGTGCGGCTGTCTGGCACCGCATCACCCAAACCCAGACCGGCAAAACGCAGGAACGAAAGCCGGTCACGCAATTGATACTCCATCTGCTCGTCGGAAAGATTATACAGGCGCTTGAGCACCATCACCCGCACCATCACGTCCGCAGACCAAGGCTTGGGGCCGCAGGGCGCTTTCTTGTCCAATCCTGCCCGCCAAATCTTTTCAGCCACCGCCACCAACGGACCCCAACAGATGTGCTTGGACAATTCCACCAAGCGGTCGCCGTGCTGCGTCAAGGACTCCAGCGCCGCGTGATCTCCAAAGAACGTATATTGATTCATGCCCATTGAGATACAGCTTATGCAGAACTCATGCCGTTGCCCATGAATGATATGCTAAATTTAGGACCTCCCTAAAGGGATGGAAGGCATCTGACGTGCCTTCGCTTACCCGCTTTGCGGGTCGCGGAAAGTAGCAACGACTTTACCGAAAGTTTGATTGTCGCAGCTCGACGGAGCGCCAAGCAATCCCAACTTTCAAAAGACGAGTGCAGGCGATCTTCGTGCCGTTTTCGGACGGATTCACACCAAACATTCCGCATCCGAATCGAGCGGGGCCTCACGCACTTGCGGTGCGGTTTACCCGCCCGGCGCAGTCCGACGCTCGTGTCTTGGCAGGTTGGGTCGATTGCAGTTTTCGGTTGCTCGCCATTTCGTTCGCGCCCGTCTTTTGCTCATGGTGCCCAAAGCCAAGTCTTTTTTGGTGAAAAACCGAATCTGTATCAATGCCGGACGCCACTTCGCGTTTGGTCCGGGCAAGGCCGAATTGCTGGAGCGCATCGCCGCAACCGGCTAGATCAGCGAGGCGACCAAAGGGAGCCTTCATCGGAACGGAAGCCCTTGGCACGGCGGCGATGCATGTCACCAAACTCGTCACGTATCAGCCACTCGGAGCGATGAGCGGTTCGATCTGGCTGCGCGGCATCGCGCTGGCCCCGGTGATGATCGCCGGCTCTTACGTCGGGAAGCGCGTGGTGGATCGCATCCCTGCGGCGAAGTTCGTCCGCTTGATCGAAGGCGTCATCGCCGCCTTTGGCGTGTGGTTTCTCGTGCTCCCTTGATGGTTCGGTTCATGCGGTCGGCTTGGCGGAAAGAAGCTTGAGGCCCACGATACCCGCCAAGATGAGCGCGAAACACAACAAACGCAGCGGTTGGCGATCCTCGCCGAGAGCCAAGACGCCGTATGCGGCGGTGCCTATCGCTCCGATGCCGACCCATACCGCGTAGGCGGTGCCGACAGGAATTGTGCGCGTGGCGAGGGCGAGCAGATACATGCTCAGGCCGATGAAGAGCGCGCAAAATGCGCTTGGTCCCAAACGGGTGAAACCGTGGGTGCGCGGCATCGCCGCTGCATAAAAAATTTCGCACACACCGGCCATTACGAGATAGAGCCACGCCATGCTTTTGAAGGCTTCCGGCTTATGGCGCTGTGGTCAACGGCTCGCCAACCATGCCAGGCGGGGGGCGGGTGAAGAACTGGCTGTATTAAGAGTCCGTCGGATGGCCTGCTCAACATGAGCTAATCTTATCGGCCCGCGCGAAGTCTCGGGACGTTCGGAGCCGAGCGAGCCGGTAGCCGGAGCGGTGCCGACGAAGGAGGCCCGCGTAGGCGGACGGAGAAGCGAGGAGAGGAACGCGCCCGTGTCTTCGCGCGTGTGTCGTGATGGCATCCGCCAAGGGCAACCGGCTGCATCAAGCGAGGAGCCTGCGACGAGGTTGATGCAGTGGGTTGCGGGTGTCGGTGGTCGAAACGAGGCCCATCCTCCGGGCTTTCGGGACATCGGTCGGATCGACAGGTGTCCCTATTTTCGGCGCGTCCGTTTGCCGCCGGTCGGGGTGCGCTTCGGCAGGGGCGGAGTCGCGGGCCGGGTGGAGCGGAGCCTGGCCGGTGCCGGAGCGGAGTCGCCGGAGGCGGCCCGCGCAGGCGAGCGGCCAAGCGAAGCGGAGCCCGTGCCCGTCGGCCCGCCCGGTGCCGTCATGCCCGCCCGCCTGGGCGAATCGTCACGCCAGAGCGAAGCGTCGGTGGTGCGACCCACTCGTGTCGCATGAGCGGTTGGGAAGCGCGGCGAACCTGCGCCGCCGTGCCCTGCCCCCGTGGGCGGCAACCTGCGTGGGTTTACGCGCGAGCAGATGCGAGATGACATCGTATTTTGCGAAATCCCAAACGTTACGCGGCAGCGTAAGGAGTAGGGCGTCCTACCTTGAGAGAAACGCGGCTGCGTTTCATAAGTTAAACGCGCGCAAGTCGCGCCTTGGGCGATGCTGAGTCCCAAGGCGCAGATGAATTTGAAGCACGCGAAGGCATACTTTCGCGAGCATCTGAGCGTGGGCGATTACTACTCGGTGAAGGCGCAGGTGCGCGGCGAGTGGTTCGGCTTGGCGGCGGATCGGCTAGGCTTGACCGGGGTGGTCGCCGAGGCGGATTTCCTCGCGCTTTGTGAGGGTCGGAATCCGAAGACGGGCGAGCGGATGACCCAGCGCTTGAACTCGGTGCGACGTGAGGCTCTGGGCGGTGAGCTGGCGAATCGGCGCGTGTTTTACGACTTCACGATCAGCCCGCCGAAGAGCGTTTCGGTGGTCGGCCTTTATCAGGATGACCGCATTTTGGCGCTGCACGATCAGGCGGTGCGGACGGCGATGTCGGAGTTGGAAAAATTCGCCGCGTCGCGCGTGCGGAAGGGCGGCGTCCGGGCGGATCGGGAAACCGGCAACGTGATCGGCGCGGCCTTCCGGCATGACACCAGTCGGGAACTCGACCCGCATCTGCACACGCATTGTGTGGTGCTTAACGCGACCTTCGATCAGGTCGAAAATCGGTGGAAGGCGGTGGAGGTTCAGGCCATGTATGCCGCGCAAAAGTTCGCGGAAAACTTATACTACCATGAGCTGGCGAAGGGCCTTCGCGGACTAGGTTACGAGGTCGAAAACAACGCTCGGGATTTCGAGCTGAAGGGCGTGCCCGCGAGCTTGGTCGAACGCTTCTCCAAGCGGCATCAACAGATCAACGAAGAGGCCGGAAAACGCATCGCCGTCGAGGGTCTGCACGCTAACGAAAAGGCGGTGCGCGAGCAGGTCGCGCGCGCGGCGCGCAAGCGCAAGACGGCGGACGCGACGGCGGATCGGTTGCGCCCGTTGTGGGCGCGGCAGATGACGCCGGACGAACAAGCGGCCTTGGCCGCGTTGCGGCCGACACCGGTGCAAACGAAGGCGACGGGAGACGCGTCGGCGTTGGTCGCGTGGGCGGAGCAACACCTGTTTGAACGGCGCTCCGTGGTCGCGGATTATGAGCTGTTGTCCGCCGCGCTGGTGCGTGGTCGCGGCGTCGAGGTTGACCTCGCCAAGCTTCGGCACGCGGTCGATGCGGGCGACTACCTACGCGAAGCGGATTCGCGGAAACTGACTTCGGCGGCGTCGTTGGCGTGCGAACAGGAAGTCGTATCGGCCGCGCAGCATGGCCGGCGACGTTTCGAGGCGTTCAACCCGGACTTTGAACCGGTGCCGGATTTGAATGGCGAACAGGCGACGGCGGTTCGGCAAATTTTCGGGAGCCGGGATTTCATCACGTTGTTCCGGGGCGGTGCGGGCACCGGCAAAAGTTTCACGCTCAAGGAAGTTGATCGCGGCATGGGGCTGGTCGGTCGGCCGGTCGTTGTCCTGGCTCCGCAACGGCAGCAGGTCGAAGACCTGCGCCGGGACGGCCTGCCGGCGGAAACCGTGTCGCGGACTCTCGCCGTCGGCGCGTTGCCACGCGGCGCGGTCGTGATCGTGGACGAGGCCGGCCAGCTTGGCGGGCGCGAGCTGCGGGACGTGATACGGCTCACAAGAGAGCACGCCGGCCGACTGATCCTCTCCGGCGATACTCGCCAGCATGGCGCGGTCACGGCCTCCGATGCGCTCAAGGCCATCGAAAAGCACTCCGGCCTGCGGCCCATCGAAATTCGGAAGATCCGCCGGCAAGATCCGAAGTCGGGGAAAACGCGGCAGGATCGCGCGGAAATTCGCGCATATCGCGCCGCCGTGAAAAAAGCCGCGACCGGAAAGACGTTGGATTCGTTTGAGCGGCTGGATGCCCTTGGCTGGATACGCGAATTGGCGGCGGATGAATTGCGCGGAGCCGTTGCGGCGGAATACCTCGCCGCGCGCACGCGGAAGGAAAACGTGTTGGTGGTCGCGCAGACCCGCGAGGAAGTCCGCGCCATCAACGAATCCATCCGGCAAGGTTTGGCGGCGGCGGGATCGCTCGGGCCGGGGAAAACGGTGACGGCCTTGGAAGCCTTGGACTGGACGGAGGCGCAGAAACGCGACGCGCGGTATTACCAGCCGGGGCAGCGGGTGCAGTTTTTGCGGCGCTACGGGCGATTCCGTGCGGGCGATACCTGCGAGGTCGCCGGAGCGGACGAACATGGTCTGGTGCTCGTGAAAGATAGTCGGCGCTCGGAGTTCAGTTTCCGCTACGCGGATCGCGTGGTGGTCACGCGGCCCGTCGAGTTGGAATTGTCGCCGGGCGACCGGCTGCAACTCAAGTTCAACGGGCGCTCCGCCGAGGGCTCGCGCCTGAACAATGGCGAACTCGTTACCGTGGTTCGGGTCGAGCCGGACGCCCGGCTGGTGGTCGAGGACGACAAGGGCGGACGCAAAACCCTCTCGCCGGAGCAACGGCTATTCACGCGAGGCTACGCGGTCACGTCCTACGCTTCGCAGGGCAAGACCGTGGACACGGTCTTGCTCGCGGACGCGGCCAACCGTGCCGCGACGAATCAGAAACAGTGGTATGTGAGCATATCGCGCGGGCGACGGCGCGCCCTGATCTTCACGCCCGACCAGGCGGGCCTGCGGGCCAATCTCCAAAATCCGGGCGACCGCGAGTTGGCGATGTCGCTCAAGCTGAGCGATGCCGCGAAGCGGCAACGGCAAGCGATAGCAGCGGCTCAGCGCGCCCGATCCCATCAGGCATTGGCGCGGCACGCCGCATCGGTTGCCCAGGGATTAAGGCGAGGGATAAGGCCGTGAGTGCCACCCCAAAATGGGGGCAATGGCCGTGCTTCACGCAGGGCCTATTTTGTTGGGCCGGATTGCGGGATTATGGGGCATGAAAACTACACCTCAGTTCCATGCCCATGCTTCGCAGGACGAGGCATGGAGGCCACAAAGTGAACGCACCTACTCATTGCTGGAAGCCGCTCAAGTGATGGGCGTCCCCTTGTCCGATCTTCGGGAAATCCTGAAACAGCATGAGCTGCACGCAGAGTCCGGTCGACGAGGCGCGCGGGTATCGCGTCGCGAAGTTTTCAACTACGTTTCCCATCATCCGACCCGCATGACGAAAGCAGGCAGGGGGATTTCGCTCTGATTTGGGGGAGGTCCTAAAGGGAGGTCCTAAATTCATTTCCGGGCTGTAACTTTCCTCAAATCGGCTAGCTCGGGCGGAGGGGAGTTCGCGCAGCCCGGCTCTGGGTTATTTTAATCTTATGGTTTTAAGTGATTTGAGCGCGAGTGGCATGCTCTCAGACCTTGCAGAGGGCACGGCCGGTGACCAGTTGCACGCACCGGCACAGGTTGTAGCACAGGTTCATCATGCCGATTTGATATTCGTTGCGAACCCGGCCGATACACCGGTTATAGATGCGTCCAAGCGATTTTTCCATGAACGCAAAAGGATGTTCGACCCGTGCACGGGTCTTGGATTTGCGACGATTCGCCAGTTGCTGCTCTTCGGTCAGTGCGGTCGTGGCCGTGCCTTTTTCGTGGATGTAATTATGCACGCCTTTCGCCAGCAGATCGGTTTGAATGGTTTCGCCGGTATAGGCCGAGTCCGCATGCACCGCACTGTCGCCGTCTACAATCAATCCAGGCATTGCCTGGCTGTCGTGGGTCGATGCCGGCGTCACACTGAAGCCATGGATAAACTTGGTTTTTGCCCCTACCTTCACGTGATCTTTGTAGCCGTAATACGACTGGCTGTTTTTCTTCGTCCAGCGCGCATCCATGTCCTTTTGAGCCAGTTTGCGCGGCTGCTTGAGCCAACCTTCCGGAGTCTCCCCCTGTTTGATCTTCGCGTTGTCCTCCCGAGAGTTACGCTGACGGGGCACCTCCACGAACGTGGCGTCGACCATCACGCCTTCCTTCACCAGCAAACCTCGCTCGGCCAACTGCTGGTGAAACGCCTCAAACAGCTCAGAGGCCCCGTTCGCCTTCGCCAACTGATCGCCATACAGCCAGATCGTGCGGCTGTCTGGCACCGCATCACCCAAACCCAGACCGGCAAAACGCAGGAACGAAAGCCGGTCACGCAATTGATACTCCATCTGCTCGTCGGAAAGATTATACAGGCGCTTGAGCACCATCACCCGCACCATCACGTCCGCAGACCAAGGCTTGGGGCCGCAGGGCGCTTTCTTGTCCAATCCTGCCCGCCAAATCTTTTCAGCCACCGCCACCAACGGACCCCAACAGATGTGCTTGGACAATTCCACCAAGCGGTCGCCGTGCTGCGTCAAGGACTCCAGCGCCGCGTGATCTCCAAAGAACGTATATTGATTCATGCCCATTGAGATACAGCTTATGCAGAACTCATGCCGTTGCCCATGAATGATATGCTAAATTTAGGACCTCCCTTGGGAGCAAGCCAAAGCAATCTCGCGAGGAACCAGACCATGACCCACCTTCAACAAGCCTTGGCCGAACGCCGCGCCGCACGAAATGCGCCGGAAGATTACGCCGTTCTCCTGAACGGCACCGCGCCCGTCATCACCATACATCAAGCCGTGGGCGAGGCGTGGTGCTTCCTTTGGTCAACGCTGGTCTCCGCGTGGCATGACCTCGACGAGGGGCGGGAAAAGATCGTCCTCACCTTCCCGCATCATGTCGTCTGCGTGGCGGGTCGGAACTTGGATCGCATCATGCCCGAGATTGGAGAAATGCGGCTTTATGCCATTCGCGAGCACGACAGCAGCGGCGACTACAAGGGGCACTCGAAAACGGGGCATACTGTGGTGGCAAAGATCACGGTGACGGGTGTGGATGAATTGCCGCTCACGGTCGAAAATCTGGCCCATCCCGAAGCCTGATCTCTCGCCGTTCGTGCTCGTCGTGTTCGTTTCGTTCCGAAAAAAAGCACGTTCGTCCAATCCTGTCGGAGGCCGCGCGGATATAGTCCGGGGAATCTTCCCCGCGCATGTTCCTTCATTTCGTGATTGCCGGCCTGAGCACGGGCGCGGCGGTGCTCGTCGCCAAGATCGACGCCGCACCCGCCGGGCTGGCGCTCGCCTTTGGCGGACTCGCCGCGTGGTCGATTTGGTGCGGGACGCGCGGCACGCGTGCGGCGTCACCGCCGATCCTGCGACTCGGCGGGTTTTCATGGGATTTGTTCAGCTTTTGCCGGGGCTGGTTGATCGTCGGCGAGACGGGGAGCGGCAAGACGCTGGCGTCGATCAATTCGATGCTCTGGCAGGTATCGAAAAACTGCCCGAGCTGGGGCGGAATATGCATCGACGACAAAGGGCTGTATTGGGAGACGCTGTCGGAAATGTTCCGTCACTTGGGGCGTGAGCAGGATTTGATTTTGCTAAAAGTTCGGCCGGACGACGCGCCGGCCGATTGGAAGCCGGAGCACACGTTTAATTTTCTGGAAGACTCGCGCCTGCCCTATTCGGCCAAGGCCAAGGATATTTGCGATGTGGCGGCTTCGCTTGGGCAAAACGGAGACCAATCGTTTTTCAAAACGCAGGCCGAAATTCAGATGGATTTCGCTTTCCGCGCGCTCAAGTGCGCGGGGTTCCCGGTGACGCTCGATAGCGCCTACGAATTACTCTCCTCGGACGAAATGCTTTTGGACGTGGTTGGCCTGCTCGAAGATCAGGACACGCCGGAGGCGAAAGCGCTGGTCAGTCATTTTGAGACGCATATCGCCACTCAACCCGCCGAACAGCTAGGCGGCGTGCGTGGCACCCTGGCGAACCGGCTCAAGCATTTCACGTCGCCGGACATCGCGGCGGTCTT from Opitutales bacterium ASA1 encodes the following:
- a CDS encoding multidrug efflux SMR transporter, coding for MAWLYLVMAGVCEIFYAAAMPRTHGFTRLGPSAFCALFIGLSMYLLALATRTIPVGTAYAVWVGIGAIGTAAYGVLALGEDRQPLRLLCFALILAGIVGLKLLSAKPTA
- a CDS encoding IS5-like element ISVch5 family transposase, translating into MGMNQYTFFGDHAALESLTQHGDRLVELSKHICWGPLVAVAEKIWRAGLDKKAPCGPKPWSADVMVRVMVLKRLYNLSDEQMEYQLRDRLSFLRFAGLGLGDAVPDSRTIWLYGDQLAKANGASELFEAFHQQLAERGLLVKEGVMVDATFVEVPRQRNSREDNAKIKQGETPEGWLKQPRKLAQKDMDARWTKKNSQSYYGYKDHVKVGAKTKFIHGFSVTPASTHDSQAMPGLIVDGDSAVHADSAYTGETIQTDLLAKGVHNYIHEKGTATTALTEEQQLANRRKSKTRARVEHPFAFMEKSLGRIYNRCIGRVRNEYQIGMMNLCYNLCRCVQLVTGRALCKV